The nucleotide window GATTTGGGTGCTCAATAACCGACAAATCTAAAATTCTATAAATGAAGATTATTTCTTGATTCTTTGGATGATCTCTGCGATGATGGGTTCTAGTTTTTTCGTAGCTTCCCGTGCACAAAGCCTTATCATACCGACAGTAGTGCTTACATCGAAAACAGCGACTAAAATCCCGAAATCGGCAACAAGTGATATATATATATTGCTTCGTTTTCCCTGATGGAATACACCAAGAAATTCTTTCTCTCCAACTACTTTAGCTAAAGCCTGAGTGCTGGCGAAAGACCCGGCGGTAAGCGCTGCCAGAGATTGTAGCTCAACTCCAGAAAAATCACCCTTCCGAGAGAGTATAACCCCACTTTTTCCAACCAACATCGCCAGCCTTGCGCCACTTTCCTCGATAAATCCAGCGAGAACTGTTTCCAATTTAATCTTATCAATCTCGTAAATTATAATATTCAATTAAACCTCCGAATTAGCCTTTTATTTCTTTAAGAATCTTAGCTACGACCATCCGCGTAATATTATTCAAAACCTCAAATACACCTTTTCCTTCTGTAGCAACAGCCTCGAAAGCTGGAACCTTGAATTTTTCACGATTAAGAAGATAATCCATATATTCCAAACGGGCAGCATCATTCAGGTCCCTTTTATTATATTCCAAAATATATGGCATATCAGTAAGCTTAATTCCTTCTTCAAGTAGGTTTTCTTTAAGATTAATGAAAGAATCTACATTTTCTTTCTGGTGAGACCACTGTGAATCCGCAACAAAGACTATGCCATCGGAACCCTGAAGCACCAATTTTCTTGTGGCATTATATTGAACCTGTCCCGGAACCGTATAAAGCTGGAATTTAGCTTTAAATCCGGGGATGATGTCCGTTTCAATTGGCAAAAAATCGAAATACAATGTTCTATCGCCATCGGTAGCAATTGAGACCATATCTGTAAGGCTTTTTCCTGAAATACGCTGATGAATATAAAGAAGATTGGTTGTCTTTCCCGACATCCCGGGGCCATAATAAACTATCTTAACAGTTACTTCTTTATCGGCAACATTTATTTGCGCCATAAGCCTCCCTTAAAAAAATGTCGGAATTGCAACAGGTTAATCATAAGTCTTTCTCATCAAAAGCGATTTTTTCAGATAGCTCGGAGGCCTCAGATGCCCATTTTGATTCCTCTCGTTCCTCCGGCATCTTATTCATTATTATCGATGGAGATACCTGCTGCATCACATCTGCTAAGGGAATAATCAATTTCAGTTCCTGCAAATTTCTACCCTGCTCGGCGGATATAAAATTAACAAGTTCGATTGGGACCTGGTTATATATATAGTCTGCTGTTAACTCTATAGCGCCTGCCCCGAATTGATCCATAATTAAGGATAATGGAACCTGTAATTTGTAATCTGAACCGCGTCTAAGCAATTTATTAAGCACAGCCGAGGCTTCGGAGTTCTTGCCGTAATCAATAATCCGGCGCACCGATAGAGTAATCAAATCGGTGGGTTTTCCCGCTAGCTCTTTTGCCGAAGGTTTTTCTCTGGCTACTTTTTTCTTCTCTTCTTCCTCGGTGTCGGGCTTATTCTCCTCTTCCTCGGACTGATTTTCTGGTATTCCAACATCCATTCCCGGAAAATCCGGGAGGGGTGGGAGTTCATCAAGAGAAATTATCGGCTTCTCCTCAAAACTCATAGCAGGAAGGTCATTCTCCGATAATATATTTAGAAATTCGTCGAGATTCGGTTTGGGTTCCTCCAACACCTCGGAGGTTTTTAAATCAGTTTCTGCAAAAGTCTTCTCCTCGCCGACATCCTCGGACAGAACCATTTCCTCTAGGGCGATCTCTTCTTCGGGAATCGATGGTTCCTCATTTTCGGAAACGGATGGAATTAACAGTGGTGGTAATTCGATTTCACCGAGGAGTTCGTTAATATCGAGTTCTAGGTTTTTTTCTTCTGGTTTTTCTGCCGGTTTCTCCTCTTGTAACTCGACATCAGGCTGTGGTAGAACTTCTTTGGGAGGAATTATTTCTGTTTCAACCTTTTCTTGCGGTTGCCTTGTTTGTTCTTTTTGTTTTGACGATTCTAGCTTTTGGCTTTCGGTTTCGAATTTTGGAAGCTTTATTTCCGCCTCGGTTTTTCCTTCCGGTT belongs to bacterium and includes:
- a CDS encoding roadblock/LC7 domain-containing protein, which produces MNIIIYEIDKIKLETVLAGFIEESGARLAMLVGKSGVILSRKGDFSGVELQSLAALTAGSFASTQALAKVVGEKEFLGVFHQGKRSNIYISLVADFGILVAVFDVSTTVGMIRLCAREATKKLEPIIAEIIQRIKK
- a CDS encoding GTPase domain-containing protein, whose translation is MAQINVADKEVTVKIVYYGPGMSGKTTNLLYIHQRISGKSLTDMVSIATDGDRTLYFDFLPIETDIIPGFKAKFQLYTVPGQVQYNATRKLVLQGSDGIVFVADSQWSHQKENVDSFINLKENLLEEGIKLTDMPYILEYNKRDLNDAARLEYMDYLLNREKFKVPAFEAVATEGKGVFEVLNNITRMVVAKILKEIKG